Below is a genomic region from Lemur catta isolate mLemCat1 chromosome 15, mLemCat1.pri, whole genome shotgun sequence.
GAGCCCCCCGGCCCTGGTGAGACTGCAGTCACCCAGCTTCCACCTTTTCTCTGAGACCTCTTCCTTACCAACTTGGTTTTCTTCCAGGCCCTGGGGGGTCTGCCCCTTGGTTTGGGGGGACTagccctccagcccctgctgcccctTCCCTCACTCAGTGCTCTCCCTTCCTCGTCCTGCTCCCAGGCATCATGCGAAGGAACTCCCTGAGTGGCAGCAGCACCGGCTCCCAGGAGCAGCGGGCAAGCAAGGGGGTGACATTCGCCGGGGATGTTGGCAGGATGGTGAGGGCGGGCCCACGGGAGGGAGAGCCCAGGGAAtggtaacttgctgcagcttcgccttcctcccaccttggatgtttcttcagcattttttcttttccctccagtGAATTCAGAATAGAAGCTATGTGTCTCCCCGACACCAGGGCGCACCATGGAGCTTGTGCTCTCAGAATCTGATGCTTTTCTGACCAACACAACTCAGCAAGGAAGACCCCAGCACTGAAGGAGTAGAAGGGACATGGAGAGTGCAGCTCCATTACATGCAGCCAACATGTGGGAACAGTTTGCTGTGTGGAGGTGTCAGTTCTGCAGCCTACCATCTTCATcttcaccccctccccagccatggGTCAACCACTAAGCAATCCCACTCAAGCCCGGATGCTTCTAGAGGACCCACTCCCAGCTGGGAGAGTGTAGGGGGTGTGCTCACAGCAGAATTAGCAGCAGCCAATAAAATTGCTGGAAACAAGGACTCTGTGAATCTGTATTTGTCACACCTTAGGAACTGGGGGCAAAGCTTTGTGGGGTGAGGCAGGGGAGGATTTAAAAGGGACTCTCCATGCACAATGGGAGGCAGGGGTGGAAGCTGCCCAGCCCTCTGGCTTCCTGGCACCAGCTCATGAGGAAATTGCAAGGTCAATGATCGACTTGACCAAGCTAAGGTCCCCTCCAGACCCCACCCTAGGCCTGCACAGGCAGGCACCAGTGAAAGTTAAAAGAATGAAGGCTGCTTGTCTTTAATCCATCATCCACTTCTCTCTCTAGGGATGAGAAAAGGCAGTAGAGTTACTGTTCTTGAGGGTAGAGAACAGAAGAGTGACCTTTCTTCCCCTAAGTTGTAGTTCAGTCCCAAACAGCCCAGTGATCTTTCCCTTAAATTGGGTGGAAAGATCTCATGGAAAAAGTAATTATAGTTAAACATTTACAGTTCCCTGGGGCaatgccaccaccaccacagctACTGCCCGTGGAGCTTTCCAGTATGAAGTACTATGCAGTCTCAGCCCCCACACACTCACTTGGCTCCAGGAGAGATGAATCAGTTTATTATTCTCAACTTGACCCCATCTTTCCCACTTTAGGCTCCAGCACTGCACAGAGCTGCTACACCTATCCCCATAACAGTTGTGCCCCTGGGAGGTGAAGAGGGTACACCACAAAGTCAGAAACTTTGGGAAAAACCAAGGTCATAACCCGTCAAACAAGGAAATAAACTACAAGAAGGGCTCAGTCACTGCACACAGTGAGTATGAGGTGGGCAGTGTTCCCTTGACAGTGGCCAAATGCATTAAGTCCTTGGCTTCTCTGGCTCAGTCATGGTCCAAAGTTGGCGAGAAGGCCAGCGATGCTGTGAGTAGGCTTCGATTTCTACAGGGTCGTGGGGCATCATCCACCATGTGAAGGAGCTCCCGCAGGTTGGAGATGTGCAATACCCATCCAGATTAGGATCCTGATGCCCTTGCCAGAGCTCGGGCTCGGGCGGCTTTGGCCTCGTCTTCCAACTCATCCAGGAAACGCTCCTGGGACACCGAGTAGAAGGTGTAACCATCTGGGGAGGTGGGTTCAGGAAATGGAACATGCACATTCCCTTTTCTTAGACGTGCTCTACCACCCTTGTTACCCTCCCATTCTCCCAAATCAATGATCCCGGCCTCCAGTCCACTGCTCTTTCTGAGCCCTGACCCACAACTATTGTTGTTATCAACAAATCATATTAAAAAGAGTACCTTAGAATGACAAGATAAGGTATTAACCCCATTGTACCCAAACATTAAATGGCTGCCTCAGCCCTCCTAAACTCTTCTGTTCCCCTTCCCTTAACCCCACATGCGGTCTCCATGAGTCTGGAGCCCGGACGGATACAAATAGCTAAGACCAGGGCCCCGATGCCCAGGCCGGTCACGATGTTCCGGGTCCGCCGCTGTGGCAGCGTCTTCTGCCACTGGGCAAGCTGCACCTGCCGCATGAATTGCAGTTGCGCGGGAGTCAGTTTCTCGCGAGTTGGGTCGATACGCTGAGCGAACGGGGCTTTTCCACTCTTAGCATCATCAACGGGATCGCCAGCTCCTGACGCCGCCATGTTGCCGCACCACCCTTCGCAGTCCTGAGGCGCGGGGCTCTCTGGGAACAGTAGTCCTTGGCCCCTGCGCGCGCTGGGAGTTGTAGTCCTCGTGCCCATTTCCGGGCAGAGCCGCGACTCTCGGCCagaggggaagggtgggggaggcGGGAAGCGGCCGGGCTTTCTGATTGGCTGACGGGTCCGCGGCCGTTGGGGCGTGAAAAGCTGTGAAGGGCGCGAGGCGGTGGTGGGAATTGGGTTTTCCTCACCCTTGAGGCGAGGACAAGCATATTGGAAGGGGACGAGGAATCCAGAGTGTGGCGGAAGACTGGGGAGAATCAAGGGAGGCCGGTTTATACATTCAGCGAACCGTCCAGGTGCTCCAAGAGGCTGGTGAATATGGACGGACCTATGAGGCCGAGGTTGGCCTCCGTCAGTGACTTTCAGTTTGGAGCTGTTGCCACAGAGACGATCGAGGACGCTCTGCTTCACTTGGCCCAGCAGAATGAGCAAGCAGTGCAGGGGGCTGCGGGTCGGATGGGCAGCTTCAGGGAGACCCGGATCGTGGGTGTGGCTGCAGGGCGGGGAAGCCGGGGGTATGGGGGGCTGGGGTATCTGGCTTTGAGGCACCGACCTTgacattcaatttattttattcattcaaagaaTTTTCGTTAACACCTACTATCTGCCAGGTGCCAGGGATATAGTGATAAACAATACACACCAGTGCTCTACCCTTGATTTCTTCCACATGTGCAATTATTAGTGACATTGCCTGGGGAGAAGGATGAAATAGAAATATAGTCCTTGCTTTCAAGCCATATGCAATCTTTGAGGGGTATTAGGCCAAATATTCAAATGACTAGGTACAAGTACGGTTAAGTAAGTGGCATAAGAGGGAGATAAAACAAGCTTTTATAGGGATGGAAAGGAGTGTTCCAGGCATCGTGGCGTTTCAGGTAGACCTTGAAGGAAGGATGCCAGTTTGGCTGGTGAAGAGGGATAGCATTAGTAAAGCTACGGAAATGGGTACAGTGCAGTCCACCTTGGCCAGAGTATGGGAAGAGTGGTTGAAATTAAGACCAGAAAAAGGTAGTTTGGAGACATTCCACGTGGAAGACTGAATGTCAAGGGGAGGATTTTACACTTGCTTTAGTAAGACAACAAAAAGACattgaaagtttttaaataagGGAGTGCTAAGACTATAACCTCTGCCATAGTAAACATTATTTTGGCAGTGATATAAAAGGAAGGATTCCCGTAGAGAGAGATGGGAGGTAGGCAGGCTGGGGTTCTGCGCCAGTGGTCTAGGTGATAGGAAAGAGGGAATGACAAGGGAGGATGGCTTAAAAACATTTCAGAGGCAAAATCTGGGGTCTGCTGTGGATGAATTTAAGAAGTGAAGAAGGTAGAGATGACTATGCCAAAGGGTTGAACCTAAGAGACTAAGAGTATAGTGGTGCCattaaaagaaacacacacattacAAAATGTGACTTTTGTTTAGGATAGATGATAGCTAGGGTTTTGGATCTACTGAGTTTCAGGTGCTTTCAGAAGGTCTAGAGGAAGGGTTATAGCAAGTTTAAAAAGTAGGTCAGAAGAGAGGTCAGAACTAGAGATAAATGTTTGCAAGTTGTCTTCATATCGTTGAAACTGTGGCAGAGAAATgagcttctagaaagaaaaaaaagaagcaggcCAAGGACAGTTCCCTGGGAAACATTTTGTGTTCAGGGAATTGGAGTAGGAAGAAGagttgtgaagaaaataaaaggagtgGTTTTGGGAGACAGGAACAGAACCAAGGGGCTTttggaagccaagagaagagtTTCAAGAGGATGATGGTCAGCAGTTTCATGTGCTTCAGGGATATCAACAGAAATGAGGATTGCAAAAAGGCCATGATATTTAACAATTTGGACATACTTGCTGACCTTCAAGATCATTTA
It encodes:
- the LOC123620978 gene encoding cytochrome c oxidase assembly factor 3 homolog, mitochondrial, whose translation is MAASGAGDPVDDAKSGKAPFAQRIDPTREKLTPAQLQFMRQVQLAQWQKTLPQRRTRNIVTGLGIGALVLAIYGYTFYSVSQERFLDELEDEAKAARARALARASGS